Proteins encoded within one genomic window of Bombus terrestris chromosome 11, iyBomTerr1.2, whole genome shotgun sequence:
- the LOC100645338 gene encoding ATP-binding cassette sub-family C member 4 isoform X2, producing the protein MEVKFMYTKRNPQETANPISRLLFGWMKDIFMSGTKRDLTLSDLYQPLKSDASKTVTDGLQEFWNQELQKWEQKQKETHHYKQLSKDNDSPRLERALIRTFWKEYICIGLLFSLQFAILIVVSPIIVSWIITYFRISDDIKPITKNEVLAYVGYLITCLIISVFILHHCTLLSRKTGMKMRIACCSLIYRKILRLSENSLSQISSGQVVNLLSNDVSRFDELTYYLNFLWITPIQLTVVTVVMWHKIGIPSIIGVGALLLMTVPTHFIFLTMTRRFRKVAAFFMDKRMQHMNELISGIQVIKMYAWEKPFEKIVTAARSTEIKKIGNTSYVRAVYLALMVFTNRIILFLTLLSYVLLGYNLRPEITFMLSSYFEILQLTTTLFFPQALLMAGETLVSTKRLEQFLLLEERSNEGRMLGQIHPSGVLKFKRRKAKEENVESIRMMNGNQNSNLNNVDEQVQVSIILERVSANWVPKQLPPTLCNISMKIENGELCALVGPVGSGKSSILQLLLKELPLGAGRVKLYGKPFQDVEYDKEGYASNIPNLRISYASQEAWLFSGTVRDNILFGQPYDKDRYMAVTRACALTKDFQQLPYGDMSNVGESGSSLSGGQKARINLARAVYRKADIYLLDDPLSAVDSRVAKHLFHRCIKNYLHGTTRILVTHQLQFIKQADTIAVLDRGCISMHGTYAELSKFNEDFVNMMNRIKTSTEARKESEIVEASENSFAEKRPSRSGIRRLSSVVSTNSSVISYDYEDKISAPDNDEAIATGRVSNKVYKKYFQYGGSIYALLTLLFTIIISQVATSGNDYWVSYWTNLEIIRNSLNGSQPFKPQYSGYLMNNTILSHVFTLDKYGLLTTSNAIYVYTFCIIACIATIFARNISFMKICMNASKNLHDMMFSNILQATMTFFHRNASGRILNRFSKDMGSMDEILPRVMLETIQVFLVIIGINFMVVAMNYWMLIPLTVFLILFYFTRNTYLRTAQSIKRLEGIAKSPIFSHVNATLSGLTTIRSSGSNIVELLQKQFDDLQDVHTGAWCMTISIPETFGLYLDFVAIMFVACVCLSFILMDTVGTLQHGMRQSGEMIAHITSVERILQYINLPKEDPWTSDNPPPADWPKHGQLALKNVSMKYDQDETAVLKNLNLTIEAGWKVGVVGRTGAGKSSLISALFRLFAEGLQGEIKIDGRDSSTLGLHELRSRISIIPQHPFLFSESLRYNLDPSHIYNDVLLWDSLRQVELNNLVLDQKIMNGGSNLSIGQRQLICLARAVLRNNRILVLDEATANIDTHTDELIQKTIRTRFSDCTVITIAHRLHTIIDSDRIIVMDNGYIAEFGCPHELLRDRPEGIFSKMVNNTGVTLAQSLREQAHLAYLRNTREISLEDDTTNIIAQSSL; encoded by the exons ATGGAAGTAAAATTCATGTACACTAAACGAAATCCGCAAGAAACTGCAAATCCAATCAGTCGATTACTTTTTgg ATGGATGAAAGACATATTCATGAGTGGTACTAAAAGGGATCTCACGTTATCAGATCTATATCAGCCCTTAAAATCAGATGCATCCAAAACAGTCACGGATGGATTACAAGA ATTCTGGAACCAGGAACTTCAAAAATGGGaacaaaagcaaaaagaaacgCATCATTACAAGCAATTAAGCAAAGACAACGACTCCCCTCGTTTAGAAAGAGCTTTGATTCGTACATTTTGGAAAGAATATATCTGCATTGGCCTGCTATTCTCACTTCAATTCGCAATTCTAATTGTAGTGAGCCCAATTATAGTGTCGTGGATTATCACCTACTTCAGAATCAGCGATGACATCAAACCCATCACAAAAAATGAAGTTTTAGCTTATGTTGGTTATCTAATAACGTGCCTAATAATTTCAGTGTTTATTTTGCATCATTGTACTCTACTATCACGAAAGACAGGCATGAAGATGAGGATCGCTTGTTGCTCGTTAATTTATAGAAAA ATACTAAGGCTTAGTGAAAACTCCTTGTCTCAAATCAGTTCTGGTCAGGTGGTAAATCTTCTCAGCAACGACGTCAGTCGCTTCGACGAATTaacttattatttaaattttctctgGATAACACCCATTCaa ctTACCGTCGTGACTGTGGTAATGTGGCACAAAATAGGAATTCCAAGTATAATTGGTGTCGGAGCTCTTTTACTAATGACTGTTCCGACTCATTTTATATTCCTTACAATGACCCGACGATTTAGGAAAGTTGCCGCTTTCTTCATGGATAAAAGAATGCAGCATATGAATGAACTTATAAGTGGTATTCAG GTAATCAAAATGTACGCCTGGGAAAAGCCATTTGAGAAGATCGTTACAGCTGCACGTTCCACTGAAATCAAGAAAATAGGAAATACTTCATACGTTCGTGCAGTATATCTGGCCCTTATGGTTTTTACAAATCGTATAATTCTGTTTCTAACTCTCCTATCGTACGTTCTATTGGGATACAATCTACGGCCAGAAATAACGTTCATGTTGTCTAGCTACTTTGAGATCCTTCAGCTCACAACCACGCTATTCTTTCCTCAAGCTCTTCTAATGGCTGGAGAAACATTGGTGTCCACTAAAAGATTAGAA caatttttattattagaagaACGATCAAATGAAGGGAGGATGCTCGGCCAAATTCATCCAAGCGGAGTCTTAAAGTTTAAGAGAAGAAAGGCAAAGGAAGAAAATGTAGAATCTATTAGAATGATGAATGGAAAccaaaattcgaatttaaacaATGTTGATGAACAAGTACAAGTTTCGATAATATTGGAACGAGTATCGGCGAACTGGGTGCCCAAGCAGCTGCCACCCACTTTGTGTAACATCTCTATGAAGATTGAAAATGGGGAATTGTGTGCTTTGGTGGGCCCAGTAGGCTCAGGAAAATCTTCGATTTTACAGCTTCTATTAAAGGAACTTCCTTTGGGAGCTGGAAGGGTAAAACTATATGGTAAACCATTTCAGGATGTTGAATACGATAAAGAAGGGTACGCGTCAAATATTCCGAATTTGAGGATTTCTTACGCCAGTCAGGAAGCTTGGCTTTTCTCTGGAACTGTTAGGGACAATATTCTCTTTGGACAACCTTATGACAAGGACAGATACATGGCT GTGACGAGAGCTTGTGCTCTGACGAAAGATTTTCAGCAACTCCCTTATGGTGACATGAGCAATGTAGGAGAAAGCGGGTCCTCTTTATCCGGGGGACAAAAGGCGCGAATAAATCTGGCACGAGCCGTTTACAGAAAAGCGGATATCTATTTATTAGACGATCCTTTGAGCGCAGTAGATTCACGCGTGGCTAAACATCTCTTCCACAGGTGTATCAAAAACTACCTTCATGGAACGACCAGAATTTTGGTCACCCATCAATTGCAATTTATCAAACAGGCTGACACCATTGCAGTATTGGAtcgt GGTTGCATAAGCATGCATGGAACGTATGCAGAATTATCGAAATTTAACGAAGACTTTGTAAATATGATGAATCGCATTAAAACATCAACGGAAGCTAGAAAAGAGAGCGAAATTGTAGAAGCTTCTGAAAATTCCTTTGCGGAGAAGAGACCTAGTAGAAGTGGTATCCGTAGATTGTCTTCCGTAGTATCCACTAACAGTAGCGTG ATTTCCTACGACTATGAAGACAAAATATCAGCGCCAGATAATGATGAAGCTATAGCAACAGGTCGTGTCTCCAACAAAGTTTACAAGAAATACTTTCAATATGGTGGCTCCATTTATGCATTACTCACTTTATTATTTACCATAATTATATCCCAAGTAGCAACTAGTGGAAACGATTATTGGGTTTCCTATTGGACGAACCTTGAAATCATAAGAAATTCCTTAAATGGAAGCCAACCGTTTAAACCTCAATATTCGGGTTACTTAATGAATAACACGATATTGTCGCATGTGTTCACTTTGGACAAATATGGTCTTTTAACTACATCTAACGCcatatatgtgtataccttTTGCATTATAGCCTGCATTGCGACAATATTCGCTAGGAATATATCCTTCATGAAGATTTGCATGAACGCTAGTAAAAATCTTCACGACATGATGTTCTCTAATATATTGCAAGCGACGATGACCTTTTTCCATCGTAACGCTTCTG GAAGGATTTTAAATAGATTTTCCAAGGATATGGGTTCCATGGATGAAATATTGCCGAGGGTGATGTTAGAGACCATCCAAGTATTTCTTGTGATAATCGGCATTAATTTCATGGTAGTAGCCATGAATTATTGGATGCTCATTCCACTAACGGTATttcttattctattttattttacaaggaATACGTATCTAAGAACCGCTCAAAGTATCAAGCGTCTTGAGGGTATAG CAAAGAGTCCAATATTCTCCCATGTAAATGCTACATTAAGTGGATTGACCACTATCAGAAGTAGTGGTTCGAATATCGTGGAGTTATTGCAAAAACAATTCGACGATTTACAAGATGTGCATACAGGTGCATGGTGCATGACCATAAGCATCCCCGAAACTTTTGGATTGTATCTAGATTTTGTCGCGATAATGTTCGTTGCGTGTGTCTGCTTGTCTTTTATCCTAATGGATACAg TTGGCACTTTGCAACACGGGATGAGACAGAGTGGCGAAATGATAGCTCACATAACATCTGTAGAGAGGATCTTACAATATATTAACTTGCCTAAGGAAGATCCATGGACCAGCGACAATCCACCACCAGCAGATTGGCCAAAACATGGACAATTGGCTCTGAAGAATGTTAGCATGAAATATGACCAAGATGAAACTGCTGTATTAAAG AACTTAAATTTGACGATAGAAGCGGGATGGAAAGTTGGTGTCGTAGGTAGAACTGGCGCAGGAAAATCGTCTTTAATATCAGCGCTTTTCCGGCTATTTGCCGAAGGATTGCAAGGAGAGATTAAAATTGATGGGAGAGATAGTAGTACATTAGGTTTGCATGAGTTACGTTCGCGAATATCGATTATTCCTCAACACCCATTTTTGTTCTCCGAATCATTGCGTTACAATCTGGACCCATCCCATATTTATAATGACGTGCTACTATGGGATAGTCTTCGACAGGTCGAATTGAACAATCTTGTACTGGATCAAAAGATAATGAATGGCGGAAGTAATTTGAGTATTGGACAGAGACAATTGATATGCTTGGCTAGAGCAGTTTTAAGAAACAACCGAATATTGGTCTTGGATGAGGCTACAGCTAATATCGATACGca
- the LOC100645338 gene encoding ATP-binding cassette sub-family C member 4 isoform X1 — MEVKFMYTKRNPQETANPISRLLFGWMKDIFMSGTKRDLTLSDLYQPLKSDASKTVTDGLQEFWNQELQKWEQKQKETHHYKQLSKDNDSPRLERALIRTFWKEYICIGLLFSLQFAILIVVSPIIVSWIITYFRISDDIKPITKNEVLAYVGYLITCLIISVFILHHCTLLSRKTGMKMRIACCSLIYRKILRLSENSLSQISSGQVVNLLSNDVSRFDELTYYLNFLWITPIQLTVVTVVMWHKIGIPSIIGVGALLLMTVPTHFIFLTMTRRFRKVAAFFMDKRMQHMNELISGIQVIKMYAWEKPFEKIVTAARSTEIKKIGNTSYVRAVYLALMVFTNRIILFLTLLSYVLLGYNLRPEITFMLSSYFEILQLTTTLFFPQALLMAGETLVSTKRLEQFLLLEERSNEGRMLGQIHPSGVLKFKRRKAKEENVESIRMMNGNQNSNLNNVDEQVQVSIILERVSANWVPKQLPPTLCNISMKIENGELCALVGPVGSGKSSILQLLLKELPLGAGRVKLYGKPFQDVEYDKEGYASNIPNLRISYASQEAWLFSGTVRDNILFGQPYDKDRYMAVTRACALTKDFQQLPYGDMSNVGESGSSLSGGQKARINLARAVYRKADIYLLDDPLSAVDSRVAKHLFHRCIKNYLHGTTRILVTHQLQFIKQADTIAVLDRGCISMHGTYAELSKFNEDFVNMMNRIKTSTEARKESEIVEASENSFAEKRPSRSGIRRLSSVVSTNSSVISYDYEDKISAPDNDEAIATGRVSNKVYKKYFQYGGSIYALLTLLFTIIISQVATSGNDYWVSYWTNLEIIRNSLNGSQPFKPQYSGYLMNNTILSHVFTLDKYGLLTTSNAIYVYTFCIIACIATIFARNISFMKICMNASKNLHDMMFSNILQATMTFFHRNASGRILNRFSKDMGSMDEILPRVMLETIQVFLVIIGINFMVVAMNYWMLIPLTVFLILFYFTRNTYLRTAQSIKRLEGIAKSPIFSHVNATLSGLTTIRSSGSNIVELLQKQFDDLQDVHTGAWCMTISIPETFGLYLDFVAIMFVACVCLSFILMDTENVLGGNVGLAISQSLIIVGTLQHGMRQSGEMIAHITSVERILQYINLPKEDPWTSDNPPPADWPKHGQLALKNVSMKYDQDETAVLKNLNLTIEAGWKVGVVGRTGAGKSSLISALFRLFAEGLQGEIKIDGRDSSTLGLHELRSRISIIPQHPFLFSESLRYNLDPSHIYNDVLLWDSLRQVELNNLVLDQKIMNGGSNLSIGQRQLICLARAVLRNNRILVLDEATANIDTHTDELIQKTIRTRFSDCTVITIAHRLHTIIDSDRIIVMDNGYIAEFGCPHELLRDRPEGIFSKMVNNTGVTLAQSLREQAHLAYLRNTREISLEDDTTNIIAQSSL; from the exons ATGGAAGTAAAATTCATGTACACTAAACGAAATCCGCAAGAAACTGCAAATCCAATCAGTCGATTACTTTTTgg ATGGATGAAAGACATATTCATGAGTGGTACTAAAAGGGATCTCACGTTATCAGATCTATATCAGCCCTTAAAATCAGATGCATCCAAAACAGTCACGGATGGATTACAAGA ATTCTGGAACCAGGAACTTCAAAAATGGGaacaaaagcaaaaagaaacgCATCATTACAAGCAATTAAGCAAAGACAACGACTCCCCTCGTTTAGAAAGAGCTTTGATTCGTACATTTTGGAAAGAATATATCTGCATTGGCCTGCTATTCTCACTTCAATTCGCAATTCTAATTGTAGTGAGCCCAATTATAGTGTCGTGGATTATCACCTACTTCAGAATCAGCGATGACATCAAACCCATCACAAAAAATGAAGTTTTAGCTTATGTTGGTTATCTAATAACGTGCCTAATAATTTCAGTGTTTATTTTGCATCATTGTACTCTACTATCACGAAAGACAGGCATGAAGATGAGGATCGCTTGTTGCTCGTTAATTTATAGAAAA ATACTAAGGCTTAGTGAAAACTCCTTGTCTCAAATCAGTTCTGGTCAGGTGGTAAATCTTCTCAGCAACGACGTCAGTCGCTTCGACGAATTaacttattatttaaattttctctgGATAACACCCATTCaa ctTACCGTCGTGACTGTGGTAATGTGGCACAAAATAGGAATTCCAAGTATAATTGGTGTCGGAGCTCTTTTACTAATGACTGTTCCGACTCATTTTATATTCCTTACAATGACCCGACGATTTAGGAAAGTTGCCGCTTTCTTCATGGATAAAAGAATGCAGCATATGAATGAACTTATAAGTGGTATTCAG GTAATCAAAATGTACGCCTGGGAAAAGCCATTTGAGAAGATCGTTACAGCTGCACGTTCCACTGAAATCAAGAAAATAGGAAATACTTCATACGTTCGTGCAGTATATCTGGCCCTTATGGTTTTTACAAATCGTATAATTCTGTTTCTAACTCTCCTATCGTACGTTCTATTGGGATACAATCTACGGCCAGAAATAACGTTCATGTTGTCTAGCTACTTTGAGATCCTTCAGCTCACAACCACGCTATTCTTTCCTCAAGCTCTTCTAATGGCTGGAGAAACATTGGTGTCCACTAAAAGATTAGAA caatttttattattagaagaACGATCAAATGAAGGGAGGATGCTCGGCCAAATTCATCCAAGCGGAGTCTTAAAGTTTAAGAGAAGAAAGGCAAAGGAAGAAAATGTAGAATCTATTAGAATGATGAATGGAAAccaaaattcgaatttaaacaATGTTGATGAACAAGTACAAGTTTCGATAATATTGGAACGAGTATCGGCGAACTGGGTGCCCAAGCAGCTGCCACCCACTTTGTGTAACATCTCTATGAAGATTGAAAATGGGGAATTGTGTGCTTTGGTGGGCCCAGTAGGCTCAGGAAAATCTTCGATTTTACAGCTTCTATTAAAGGAACTTCCTTTGGGAGCTGGAAGGGTAAAACTATATGGTAAACCATTTCAGGATGTTGAATACGATAAAGAAGGGTACGCGTCAAATATTCCGAATTTGAGGATTTCTTACGCCAGTCAGGAAGCTTGGCTTTTCTCTGGAACTGTTAGGGACAATATTCTCTTTGGACAACCTTATGACAAGGACAGATACATGGCT GTGACGAGAGCTTGTGCTCTGACGAAAGATTTTCAGCAACTCCCTTATGGTGACATGAGCAATGTAGGAGAAAGCGGGTCCTCTTTATCCGGGGGACAAAAGGCGCGAATAAATCTGGCACGAGCCGTTTACAGAAAAGCGGATATCTATTTATTAGACGATCCTTTGAGCGCAGTAGATTCACGCGTGGCTAAACATCTCTTCCACAGGTGTATCAAAAACTACCTTCATGGAACGACCAGAATTTTGGTCACCCATCAATTGCAATTTATCAAACAGGCTGACACCATTGCAGTATTGGAtcgt GGTTGCATAAGCATGCATGGAACGTATGCAGAATTATCGAAATTTAACGAAGACTTTGTAAATATGATGAATCGCATTAAAACATCAACGGAAGCTAGAAAAGAGAGCGAAATTGTAGAAGCTTCTGAAAATTCCTTTGCGGAGAAGAGACCTAGTAGAAGTGGTATCCGTAGATTGTCTTCCGTAGTATCCACTAACAGTAGCGTG ATTTCCTACGACTATGAAGACAAAATATCAGCGCCAGATAATGATGAAGCTATAGCAACAGGTCGTGTCTCCAACAAAGTTTACAAGAAATACTTTCAATATGGTGGCTCCATTTATGCATTACTCACTTTATTATTTACCATAATTATATCCCAAGTAGCAACTAGTGGAAACGATTATTGGGTTTCCTATTGGACGAACCTTGAAATCATAAGAAATTCCTTAAATGGAAGCCAACCGTTTAAACCTCAATATTCGGGTTACTTAATGAATAACACGATATTGTCGCATGTGTTCACTTTGGACAAATATGGTCTTTTAACTACATCTAACGCcatatatgtgtataccttTTGCATTATAGCCTGCATTGCGACAATATTCGCTAGGAATATATCCTTCATGAAGATTTGCATGAACGCTAGTAAAAATCTTCACGACATGATGTTCTCTAATATATTGCAAGCGACGATGACCTTTTTCCATCGTAACGCTTCTG GAAGGATTTTAAATAGATTTTCCAAGGATATGGGTTCCATGGATGAAATATTGCCGAGGGTGATGTTAGAGACCATCCAAGTATTTCTTGTGATAATCGGCATTAATTTCATGGTAGTAGCCATGAATTATTGGATGCTCATTCCACTAACGGTATttcttattctattttattttacaaggaATACGTATCTAAGAACCGCTCAAAGTATCAAGCGTCTTGAGGGTATAG CAAAGAGTCCAATATTCTCCCATGTAAATGCTACATTAAGTGGATTGACCACTATCAGAAGTAGTGGTTCGAATATCGTGGAGTTATTGCAAAAACAATTCGACGATTTACAAGATGTGCATACAGGTGCATGGTGCATGACCATAAGCATCCCCGAAACTTTTGGATTGTATCTAGATTTTGTCGCGATAATGTTCGTTGCGTGTGTCTGCTTGTCTTTTATCCTAATGGATACAg AGAACGTCCTTGGTGGTAACGTCGGTTTAGCTATATCGCAGTCGTTAATTATAGTTGGCACTTTGCAACACGGGATGAGACAGAGTGGCGAAATGATAGCTCACATAACATCTGTAGAGAGGATCTTACAATATATTAACTTGCCTAAGGAAGATCCATGGACCAGCGACAATCCACCACCAGCAGATTGGCCAAAACATGGACAATTGGCTCTGAAGAATGTTAGCATGAAATATGACCAAGATGAAACTGCTGTATTAAAG AACTTAAATTTGACGATAGAAGCGGGATGGAAAGTTGGTGTCGTAGGTAGAACTGGCGCAGGAAAATCGTCTTTAATATCAGCGCTTTTCCGGCTATTTGCCGAAGGATTGCAAGGAGAGATTAAAATTGATGGGAGAGATAGTAGTACATTAGGTTTGCATGAGTTACGTTCGCGAATATCGATTATTCCTCAACACCCATTTTTGTTCTCCGAATCATTGCGTTACAATCTGGACCCATCCCATATTTATAATGACGTGCTACTATGGGATAGTCTTCGACAGGTCGAATTGAACAATCTTGTACTGGATCAAAAGATAATGAATGGCGGAAGTAATTTGAGTATTGGACAGAGACAATTGATATGCTTGGCTAGAGCAGTTTTAAGAAACAACCGAATATTGGTCTTGGATGAGGCTACAGCTAATATCGATACGca